Genomic DNA from Candidatus Aegiribacteria sp.:
ACAGCGGGTCATACGATGTAAATTCATTATCCGCAAATATCCTGAAGAGATATCTCCCTGTCAGACCTATTGAGACCGGAAAAATACCGGGGCGGAATGCAAAAGTGAAGTTCGCCTCGCCTTCGGAGTACAAACCTGAAGAGTTCAGATAGTCCATTCCCATAGCAAAGGCTAGATACTCCGATACAGGCTGCAGATAACTGAACGCTGCGTAATGCAGCGAACCGGAATCCAGGTTGGGATACAAATTCGAATATTCGGATCCTATAAGGAAGCGGCCCGATCTGAGTATGGAAGCAGGATTCCACCAGCCTCCCCACACATCGTCGCCAAGTGAGGCAAAGGCTCCTCCGAGACCCATTGCCCTGGAACCGGGAGTAAGACTGGAAGCAAAAGAAGATGAAACCAGAATAAGAAACAGAACGAGGAGTACTATCTTGCAACGCATATTACACCTCCGCTCCTGTTGTCACCGGCCCAGGCCATGTACACGTACAGGCCTCCCGGGACAGTAGTTCCATCATCATCACGTCCATCCCAGAATGGCTCCTGACCTTCAAATGACCGGATAGGTATACCCTCCATATCGTAGATCGTTACCGTTATCAGAATCCCCTGAACGCCTGGCCATACGAAGTATGCGGTATCGTTGATTCCGTCCCCGTTTGGTGTAAGAGGGTTTGGTATTATGCTAAGACTCTGGGGGAGTTCACGTTCAAGAGGTATATCATGAACTGTATTTTCATCCATTACGATTAATACAGTATCCTGAATTGTATAATAACCTGTTTGCACAACGGTAATAGGAACCGGTCCTACCGGGACATTACTGAAACTGTAATAACCCTCCGAATTGGTGATTGCCTCAAGGCCCAGGTCTAAAATATCTACTTTAATATCACTGAGCCGCTGCCTCGTATGCATATCCCAGACCTCGCCGGAAAGGGAACCGCTTGGGCCCTGAGGTGTTGCGCTGGCCATATTACTGAAATCACTTTCACCGTGCGGATTTGAATATATGGTTGTTGCCCAGTAATAGTAAGTAACTCCGTTACTCACCAGTGAATCGGTATAGGTGGTATCATTTGAGGTAAGACTGACGATTGGCTCACTTCCCGGACCAAGGGGAGAAAGGCTTCTGTAAAGGTTATAACCGACAAGACCCTTTGAATCGGAAATCGCTCCTTCGGGAGTGGGCGAATTCCAGGCTATAGGCACAAATCCATCGTTTCCACTCTGTGCACTAAGATTCTCCGGGGGTGCCAGTGTACCTTCTACCATGAAAGGTCCGTATACCGCCCTGTTATTGTCTTCGGATGATTCAATGATAACGTTCTCCGTGTCTACAACGGCGGCAAGGTAACGCTGCCCCAGATCGAAATAGGAGAAGGTTATCACCGTGCTGAACGACTGTGTATCTCCTCCCTGAATCGGCGGCACCTGGAAAAACGCTATCGGATTTGTCGTACCGTCCGGATCTTCCTCGAGGTACAGGCCCAATTGGCAGTTTCCCGAGGGTCCTTCCCCGGCATTTGTAACAACAACCGAGAATCGCACAGCCTGTCCCACATAAAACGGTGGTGATAAATCGGGGCTGGGCATGGATACCGTCAGATCCGGATAGGCGATAATAACCTGAAAAACGGATGAATCCGGTTGAAGCCCGAGGTTCGCGCCGTTGACCCTTGCCATAAGATCGTAGGTGCCGGCCTGAGTAGGCGTACCGATTGTGAAAGTATCAACGTTCACAGCGTCTTTGTACACAAGATTCCCCATATATCTTGGGTCGAATATCTCCCCGCTGAATCCGGACGGGGCCTCGATGCTGCCCCATGTACCAGCGACTATGTATCCACTACCGTTGCATACAGCCATGGGTAGATCAAGTGTCGATCCGGGAGCCGCGTATATGGTAGTGTCAGAAGGTGACAGAACTCTCACGCTGGGATTTCTTGAGAAGCTGTAAACCACAACGGAATAATCCTCTTCCTCAAAAGGATTTCCAGGGTCGGACCAGCTGCTGGCGGTAATGCGTACTTTCCAGGCTCCGGACTCAGGATTCTCTACACAGATCTTTTCAAGGGGACTTTCACCTGTAACTCCTGATGGCAGAGAGTGATTGTACGTTGTACCTCCCGGTGAGATCAATGAAAATTCAAGATCGTTGCGGATGCCGGATCCTGGAACATCGCTATAAGCCATTGCTCCGGAAAGCCTGTTGACCGTTGCTGGTATGTAAAATACCCATTCTTTGTATGCCGTTCCCTCGATGTAAGTTTCGTGAACCCAGAGAGGACGGTCAACCTCTTCTGAGAAATATACGCCAGGCAGGTGGAAGGCATCGATAAGGCCGTAGCCGTATCCTGTAGTAGCGTATCCGCATGATGCAGAACCGGTATTTCCGGCGAGTGGTATAGAACTCGCAGCTATTAGAGCACTGATGTCTTCAGGGTTTACAAGTTCACCATATTTTTCGTAACAGATTGCCAGTGCGCCGGAAACATGGGCTGCGGCCATACTGGTTCCGGTTCTTCGTGTGTAATACGGTTCTCCGGGCCATCTGTCTTCAGGATCGTCAAGCCACTGGCTGCCGTACTGCGCGTTGGTTGTTACAACTCCGTTCTCCATGGTTGATCCGGTAAAAGCGCCTCCGGGGGCAAGAATATCGGGTTTAAGACGGCCGTCTCCCTCCGTTGGCCCCTGGCTGCTGTATGGAGCCAGATAGCAGTTGCCATTCCCGTCCGGAATGTAAGTAACGGCTCCAACGGTAATACAGTTCTTCGCGTTTCCAGGAGAAGTTATGCCCCCGGTTTCTCCAAGGTTACCGGCTGAGAAAACAAGAACGAGTCCTTCAAGATCAACCCATGAATCAACGATTTCGCAGAAAGCATCGTATCCTGTAGATGATAATCCCCATGAGTTGTTGACGATCTTACAGTCCGCCTGGTCGAAATCGTTGAACAGATTATCCAGTTGGGAAGGGGTCAGATCATCCGGCCTCTGAAGTACGAAAAGTGAGCCATCGTAAGCGACTCCTCTTCCGTTGTACTCGCAACCCAGTGGAATTTCCCCCCGTGAGGATATCACACCGCAGACGGCCGTACCGTGGCCGTCCGTATCATCGGGGCCTGAGATAACAGCGGATGAAAGATCGGGATGGCTTCTCCATACCCCGGTATCAAGCACTCCTGTGATGATTCCTTCCCCCTGGTAGTATTCCCAGATCGATGAACAGCTTATGAGCCGCCTGCTGTCATCGGCTCTGAACAGTTCATTTTCAGGGTTTACAGTTTCTTCCCAGATAACCCTTACAACGCCTTCAATCCGGCAGAGATTCTGAAAATCAGCGTGTGATCCGGCTATACGTACGAAGTTGCCGCTCATCCGCTCTCCGCCCGGCGGGACAATGTCTCCTACCGTAACCAAAAGAAAATGACCGGACCAGTTCACCGGTTGGTTGCTGCTGCTGTATTCGTAGGCATTCCATGGTTTTATTGACTTTATAAATCCGCTGGAGCGTATAGAACTGATATCGGGTTCACCGGTAACGTACGCAGCGAATGTATCGTGCGATGGAGCCCATGATGCAGGCCAGAATCCGCACCGGTCAAGAATTGAAAGATCTTCGGGTGAAAGGGGTCGCCAGACCCTGATCTCCACAAGAGATCCCGCAGAAAGCCCTGCATGCCCTGAGATGCCTTCGAAAGCACCCGATGCCCACTGCAGTTCCGAATAGGATATATTCAGCAGATCCAGTTCCTGCTGTCTTTCAGAGGATTCAAGCCCTGAAAGATAATGGAAAATATCAGACGATACGTTGCCCTGTTGAGGCAGTAAACCTGAAACAGCTAATATTGCCAGAAATACAGTTGTGAACTGAATGGCTTCATCTCCCTTCGCCCCCTAAGTAAGTTAAGTAAAGGCATACAGAAAACATATAGCTTATGTCAACCTTTTATATCTGCAGTCCTTTAAGAAAACAAACAAAAGTATAATTCTCAATAATATGTACTGATTAATTAATAATGCAAAACCTGTTCAGAAGCTATACATTCCGTTTCCAGGCTTTCACTGTATTGGACATGAGGAAAGCTATCGTGAGGAAACCATAGCAGCATCCTTCCTCAGATCGATGAGCACCGTTTTTTATTATAACGGACTCTCTTCAATGCTCCTCTGGCAGCCGTCCTTTACTCCTGCACCAGGGCACACAACATGACGGATACTGCCAATGAGGAATACATATCAGAAGCTGAATGAGTGTCCCCATATGCTGCTATCTGATAACCACGCAGGATCGGACCGCGGTTTCTTCTCCTGAACAAAGCCTCAGAAGGTAAATTCCACCGGGAATGGGTGTTCCATTTGAATCGTCTCCAGCCCATGTAACGGAGTGCGCACCGGAAAGATGTTCCCCGGAAACCAGATTCCTCACAAGCCTTCCAGAGACATCGTAAACATCAAGTGACGCTGTCCCTGATGAAGCAAGAGTGTAAGTGAATACTGAGGACACTGCAAACGGGTTCGGGTTTGGAACTGCAAGCGAGAAGTCATACACAGCACCAGGTTCATCCTCTATTGCTTCATAAGCCCGGCTATCATAGCAGTTATTCTTCTCTTCCGGGAAAAAATCCTCCGGTGTGAAATACAAAATGTCTCCACCATAATGAACCTGTACAGTATCTCCCGCTCCTCCGTAGATACCCGAGATTCCTCCTGTACCAAGATACAAAGGATCAGCAATAGATTCAGAAATAGCATCAATACACGTTATAAAGCTCACATAAGGAGAGGAGTGGTCTAATTTGTTAGACCATCCTACAAAACAGTGATTCCCTGTGTAAGTGCTTATACATCCACGACACTGTGAATGTGGATATGGTATTGTTGGTCCACAGTAATGCATTTCATATGGAATAGGAAGATCAAATATTATTTTATCCCAACCGTTGTATATTCCTTCTCCAGTAACCGGTTTTACAATGTATATCGAATCTGTTACTCCCCATGGATCTTTACTAAGCCAGAATCCAGCCCAGTAAGGGCACCAGCCTTTTCTTGAATCATGTCCAGTACTTGGTCCGCAAGTACATGGTACCCGGCGTCCTTGAAGATGAAGAGAATCCAGATACATCCCCGTACCAGATATTGAAGCTCCTCCATTATATTTTTTACCGACTACATAATCATCGTAAGGTGCCCCTGGCATCGCCCAATACCTGGGAACACCCCAGGAATAACTGCTATCGACTCCGGTCTCATACCCAGCAGAAGGAAAATATCCTCTTCTGTCTCTAGGATGAGCTACTGTAGACGGATCTGCGTCTATCCTGTTGCCTGACAGATCACGTGGACCAGAGATGTGAAGAATCAATTCCCCTGCATAACGACCGGGAAAAGGTACATTGCTTTCATAACCTACGTAATATGAACCGTTATCGGTTTCTCTCGAAACGACTGGTGAAACTGAATGTGTTGAGTTCATCAAAGGAATTGGACTTAGACTATTTGTACCATCAGAATCAAGAGAACTCCATATTATTTCTGATTGGTTACCTGCAGTCAGCCAGACATCTCCCTGAAAAGAACTATCAATCGGCTCAGAATAATATACGTAAACAAATAAAGTATGTGATGTATCTTGCGCTAAATAGGACCAGTTATCTATTTCATCATACAGCCTTATAGTATCGAGTGGACTTTCATAATCAGTAATCCATCCTGCAGAATAAAGAATGATATTTTCAGGACACTGATAAACATCAACTGAATCGACATGAGGTCTGTAGTTATCAACAACGATACCTTGTACAGTTGCTGCTGGATTCCAAACATCAGTGGATGGGAGAGTATCGAGGGAAACTATGCTATCGCCCTGGCTTACCGCAGTAATTTCAACCGCATACCTCCCATCAGGGAATGCAGCATGTTCATTTATATACGCTTTTTCGAGATTGGCGCTGCCTCCCATAAAAGGACTCCTTAATCTGGTGTCCCATCCTCCCTGATTTAACTTCTGTGGTGAAACTCTCCAGTCATGAGTCATGTTGCCTGTCCAGATGTTATCAAAACCATTACTACCTATAGAACCTTTTCCGCAATTTGTAACTATGTATGAAGTTCCAAAACTCCAATCCCAGTCGGTACTCCCGGTACCTTTTGGGTCAAAGAAAAGAGCATCGTAATATGGAGATGGTCCGTATGGTATCAAACCATCAAAAGAAACCAGTGTTCTGGCACCATAAATATCATCCGGAAGAGGATCATAGCTGCCATTGTAAGGATTCTGCTTCAGAATATTGTGGGAAACAGATCTTACGCCGCAGTTGGTCTCAAAAGGTGAACCAACAGGGTGGGAATAAGGCCGTGCAACGATGTCTACAACACCATATATTCGATTTTGAAAATCTTTTAAAGCCGACAGACCGCCGGGAAAATTTCCTGGTTCTTCTATCTGATCCAATGTAAACCACATCCCACAGTGACTACCATTATCTACATGTGGAATATGCCAAAAGCCGGTTTCATCATATCCAGCGGGAGCCTGCAGATAATCGAAAGGATTGAAAAGACCAATTAAATTCGTAGTAGGATCTGGGTCAAGCTTTGGCACCCATGCAAAATGAACATGTCTCCAGATATGGGCACCTGTTGGTGGCTGAGCAGGCGCCATTGGTCTTTTAGCTGTGATAGGGTTTCCCAACAGAAATTGTGGTTCGTAT
This window encodes:
- a CDS encoding S8 family serine peptidase; amino-acid sequence: MEIRVWRPLSPEDLSILDRCGFWPASWAPSHDTFAAYVTGEPDISSIRSSGFIKSIKPWNAYEYSSSNQPVNWSGHFLLVTVGDIVPPGGERMSGNFVRIAGSHADFQNLCRIEGVVRVIWEETVNPENELFRADDSRRLISCSSIWEYYQGEGIITGVLDTGVWRSHPDLSSAVISGPDDTDGHGTAVCGVISSRGEIPLGCEYNGRGVAYDGSLFVLQRPDDLTPSQLDNLFNDFDQADCKIVNNSWGLSSTGYDAFCEIVDSWVDLEGLVLVFSAGNLGETGGITSPGNAKNCITVGAVTYIPDGNGNCYLAPYSSQGPTEGDGRLKPDILAPGGAFTGSTMENGVVTTNAQYGSQWLDDPEDRWPGEPYYTRRTGTSMAAAHVSGALAICYEKYGELVNPEDISALIAASSIPLAGNTGSASCGYATTGYGYGLIDAFHLPGVYFSEEVDRPLWVHETYIEGTAYKEWVFYIPATVNRLSGAMAYSDVPGSGIRNDLEFSLISPGGTTYNHSLPSGVTGESPLEKICVENPESGAWKVRITASSWSDPGNPFEEEDYSVVVYSFSRNPSVRVLSPSDTTIYAAPGSTLDLPMAVCNGSGYIVAGTWGSIEAPSGFSGEIFDPRYMGNLVYKDAVNVDTFTIGTPTQAGTYDLMARVNGANLGLQPDSSVFQVIIAYPDLTVSMPSPDLSPPFYVGQAVRFSVVVTNAGEGPSGNCQLGLYLEEDPDGTTNPIAFFQVPPIQGGDTQSFSTVITFSYFDLGQRYLAAVVDTENVIIESSEDNNRAVYGPFMVEGTLAPPENLSAQSGNDGFVPIAWNSPTPEGAISDSKGLVGYNLYRSLSPLGPGSEPIVSLTSNDTTYTDSLVSNGVTYYYWATTIYSNPHGESDFSNMASATPQGPSGSLSGEVWDMHTRQRLSDIKVDILDLGLEAITNSEGYYSFSNVPVGPVPITVVQTGYYTIQDTVLIVMDENTVHDIPLERELPQSLSIIPNPLTPNGDGINDTAYFVWPGVQGILITVTIYDMEGIPIRSFEGQEPFWDGRDDDGTTVPGGLYVYMAWAGDNRSGGVICVAR